The following coding sequences are from one Poecilia reticulata strain Guanapo linkage group LG18, Guppy_female_1.0+MT, whole genome shotgun sequence window:
- the LOC103480656 gene encoding dynactin subunit 6-like: MSDSKQIIAPKSAKIAAGAVVCVESEIRGDVTIGARTVVHPKARIIAEAGPIIIGEGNLIEEQALIINSYPENIMPDSEGVEPKTMIIGTNNVFEVGCVSQALKIGDNNVIESKADVGRNVILTSGCIVGACCQVNTCEVVPENTVVYGSSCIRRVQSEKPQPQTLQLDFLMKILPNYHHLKKTVKGSGTPLRN, encoded by the exons ATGTCAGACTCGAAGCAAATTATTGCACCTAAAAG TGCTAAAATAGCAGCTGGGGCTGTTGTGTGCGTTGAGAGTGAAATAAGAGGAGACGTCACCATTG GAGCTAGAACAGTCGTCCACCCAAAAGCTCGGATCATAGCCGAGGCAGGGCCCATTATAATTGGGGAGGGTAATCTAATAGAGGAGCAGGCTCTTATCATTAACAG TTACCCTGAGAATATAATGCCAGACTCGGAGGGAGTTGAACCTAAAACGATGATCATTGGGACCAATAATGTTTTTGAAGTGGGGTGCG TATCCCAAGCTTTGAAAATTGGAGATAACAATGTGATCGAGTCCAAGG CTGATGTGGGGAGAAACGTGATACTGACCAGCGGCTGCATCGTCGGCGCGTGCTGCCAGGTGAACACGTGCGAAGTCGTGCCGGAGAACACGGTAGTTTACGGCTCAAGCTGCATCAGGCGCGTGCAGAGCGAAAAGCCGCAG CCACAGACCCTGCAGCTCGACTTCCTCATGAAGATCCTTCCCAACTATCACCACTTGAAGAAAACAGTGAAAGGAAGCGGCACGCCTTTGAGAAACTGA